Proteins encoded in a region of the bacterium genome:
- the rpmJ gene encoding 50S ribosomal protein L36, with product MKVRASVKKICAKCRIIKRHGVVRVICENPRHKQRQG from the coding sequence GTAAGAGCATCGGTAAAAAAGATTTGCGCTAAATGCCGCATAATAAAACGTCACGGAGTCGTAAGGGTTATATGCGAGAATCCGAGGCACAAACAGCGGCAGGGCTAA
- the rpsM gene encoding 30S ribosomal protein S13 — protein MARIAGVDLPKNKRIDVALTYIFGIGRTRSKHILASTRIDPSKKVHELTDEEISRIRQFIDENYKVGGPLRAEIANNIKRLIEIKCWRGLRHKAGMPVRGQRTRDNARTRKGPRPRIGGRKKS, from the coding sequence ATGGCTCGAATAGCTGGGGTAGATTTGCCCAAAAATAAAAGGATAGATGTAGCCTTAACATATATTTTCGGAATAGGACGGACGAGGTCCAAGCACATCCTGGCATCGACGAGAATTGACCCGTCGAAAAAGGTGCACGAGCTTACTGACGAGGAGATCTCGCGAATAAGGCAATTTATAGACGAGAACTACAAAGTTGGCGGACCTCTTCGAGCAGAGATAGCAAACAACATAAAGCGGCTTATAGAGATAAAATGCTGGCGCGGACTGAGGCACAAGGCAGGTATGCCAGTTAGGGGTCAGAGAACCCGCGACAACGCAAGAACCAGAAAGGGCCCGAGACCGCGAATAGGCGGAAGGAAGAAAAGTTAA
- the rpsK gene encoding 30S ribosomal protein S11 translates to MGKRRVTRRTKKIAPEFGIAHIKSTFNNTIITITDEQGNTITWSSGGRIGFKGTKKSTPYAAQLAARAAAKEAYDAGMRRVEVWIKGPGPGREAAIRSLPTGGLQVVRIKDITPTPFGGCRPKKKRRV, encoded by the coding sequence TTGGGTAAAAGAAGAGTAACAAGAAGAACAAAAAAGATTGCGCCCGAATTCGGGATTGCTCATATAAAATCGACTTTCAATAACACTATAATAACAATAACTGACGAGCAAGGTAACACCATTACTTGGTCCTCTGGTGGGCGCATAGGTTTCAAAGGGACCAAGAAATCGACACCATACGCAGCGCAGCTTGCAGCCAGAGCCGCCGCAAAAGAGGCTTATGACGCTGGGATGAGAAGGGTTGAGGTCTGGATAAAGGGGCCCGGACCAGGAAGAGAGGCTGCCATAAGGTCCCTGCCCACTGGCGGACTGCAAGTAGTAAGAATAAAGGACATAACACCCACACCCTTCGGCGGGTGTAGACCTAAAAAGAAAAGACGAGTTTAA